Sequence from the Cucumis sativus cultivar 9930 chromosome 1, Cucumber_9930_V3, whole genome shotgun sequence genome:
gcTATCATTCGATATTATTTCTATCTAATTcgattcattttgttattgttatgtgtttttcttcgtcatcacaatttgagtttgaaaagttaaaaacgtgttttaaacaataaaaattgcTTCTCCATGaaaactttaataattaaacttaattagatATCGTTGTCAAACTTTTTCTTATCAATGGATATATCTCGTACATGAAGACTcataatatatacacatatatgtaattaattgaaatcaattttgttaatatataatatttggtaTCCAAGAcattatattttggtttaaagtactttttttttactttttcttatcGAATTGATATCagtattttgaaatatgacaGTGCTAAGATAACGTGAAAACTAGTTTAGATTTCacaatatatttcatatactttGATACTTTACAAGAGGAAAAagacattaaaaataaataaattctcCATTAGCTTTGGCTGGAAAAGTACTTCCATTGTTTACAATGACAATGATTATGCAAAGAACTTTATTTTGTGTTGGTGTCTTTCTGTTTTCCTCTCTCAATCTTCTGCAATGGAGAAAACCTGCAAAATCTTCAGTTCTTGAAAGAGAGGAGTCGAGTAAGTTTGTCCAAATAGCAAGCTAAGTTCACATCAGTCAAGCTCTTACTCCAAAGGGCATTCGTTCCATGTCTGAAACGATTCGAGCAAGCATTAAAAGAAGTAGAGGGTGCAAATCATCCAGGGTATTACCTCAGTGCCTGACTTGGAGCAACGGCAACCAAAAACAAGTGATTCAAGATAAACTTTGGATTATAATCACAATTCACGAGCATCTCATTTAATTCAAAACTCGGTTATCCTCGTTGTAGTATCTGCGCTCGAACATCAAAGGAACTAATCTTTCCAGGTTTAGTAATCAAGTATAATGTTGAGTCTGATCATCCTCTAAATTCATTCAACATATGTGCAGTATAATTGCGTGATATGTTCATTTCCTTGTGAACTTCCTAGAAAGAATGCCTACTAAAGCAGTGATGTGATGAAACAACACAACTCAATGACTTCCAGACAACTTCATAGCTGGAATCAGGAGCTACAGTTTATTAACAGTAACTGAGAGCGACGAATGAAACAGAGGTGAATCCTACgaagaacaaaaaatgcaCAGCACGATGATGGTTGACAAAAGGTGTATGAATATTTAACCAAAATCTGAAAATCTATGTAAACAGATGGTGGGTTGATAAAAATCAATGCAAGTCCCAATCCCATGTGTCTATGGACGGATATAGCTGCAATGGTACGGGGGACAAGCGCATCAGACTTCTTTATCAagagatttaaaaagaaactgtgGCACCATATTTCGCTAAAATTTATGTCCATGAATATGATAGACTTGAGATGATTGATAATGCAAGGGGCTTCTGAATGTTAGGTATAACCAGATCGAAGCAATGAAGAACTGCACATATTTTGGACTGCAAAcaagaatgaaatgaaatacaCGAACTAACTAGCTACCAATAAATAATTCACTCATAACAGAAGCCTACAATGTTATCAAGACTCGAGAAACATTTTAGacaccaaatctaaacaattctTTTCAAAGTAGACATTGGCTTTCCCCATGCACTCTGActtgtttccattttttctttcttatcgtGTAAATTAACAAGAATCAGAAAGCAAGAGCCAACAAGTTTAGTGTCCTACCCAAGACCTTCCTAAAGATGAAGGAAGCCGCTAGAGCTTGAAGTAATAGGCTGCTTAATCAAGTGAAGGTTGTCCTTCACTGCCCAGTTTTCGGTCTTTACAGCGTCATTATAAGTGTAACTTGGTGCAGCCAAAGTTCTGTGTGGACTATAGCCAGCTTATCTCAGATTATGAAGAACTTTGAACAACCTCCAATTTGTATTAATGTACAGCAACATCAATAAAACTAAGATTTAGGGTGAGAAACTATGTCTGTGGATATGATGAGCTCCAGCCTGATAAAGAGTAAGGTGGTGTATGGCTTTGGCATATAATTCGTGCAAGTCGGGATGAGAGAAGACAAGACGAGCCATCCCCTTCATTGCATTCAAGGCATGAGCCTGTTCTAAAACCTTGCTATTACCTACGCTCAGTGCAAGATAACATAGCAGAATTAGACCAGGAACTTGAGCCTGATCATTTTGCTTTAAAAGTTTCATTAGAGGAGGAACACCACCAAACTCGATAAGCGATTTCGAATGTGCTACACAGTTATAATTCTCAGGGCAAGCAAACTTCCCTAATGCAATAACAGCCTCAATGGCCACATCCATGTCCATACTCTTCATTTGCAAAACCAAAAGATTAATAATCTGTGATTCCTTTGCAGGAAAAATCCTGGCAAGAGAACCAATGGATTTAATAGCAGGAACTTGCAAGACTGGATCACTATCCCTGTGAATCATTCTCGAAAGTTGATCGAGAACAGCTTTTGGAGCCGGTGAAGTGATCTTGAAAGCAGCATGTCTAAGGTCAGGTTTGGACTCTGCAACAGCTGTAACCTCCATAACTGTCATCAAGCAATTGTATTGCAACTCCCCTCCCTCATTCTCAATGATCTTCGCCAAACACAACAACCCTTTTGTCTCGGTAATTTTTCGACTATTCATTAAGCTCCCTTTAGAGAGTCTCCAAAGAGCTTCAGCACAATTCACTTTAAGCTGAAGCTTAACTTCAGAGCTCTCAACCTCTTTCTCCTTCCTCTGATTCCCCCCTCGGCTACTACTATCAGAATGTGAAGAAGTTGAAGACGAATTCAGTGaagtattcaaatttttgcCAGCAAGCTCCTTATTAATCTCAACCACTGAATGAAAACTGGGTTTCCCCAATTGAAGCTTAGGATCATCAAGAACCATATCAATCGATAAACAAGTAACTAATGGTTTAGTTACGTTCTCTCTAGCAAACTCTTCTTGAGCAAGATAACTAAGTTCCGCCATTTTGGAAACCAATTTCGCAACAATAATCTGAACCCTCATAGGGGAATCATTAAGAACTTGAACAATAATCGGAACCCCAGGAATATTAACAATCGATTCAACCCTATCGGTAACAGAAGCGACGTTAATAAGAACATTAGCAGCGGCGATTTGGGCATCAGGGGAGGAGTATTCTTTTAGCAATTTAAGCAACGGCGGAACGCCACCTTCTTCCATTACGATTTTTTGATTCCGATCGTTCCCACGAGTGTGCAAGGTTAATTGATTTGCAGCTTCGACCCGATTTCTAACAGAACCCATTTGGATTGTGGCGATATTCGGCCAAATATAGGCTAAAGTCGGGTCATTACTCGCAATCGGAGGCAGCCCAACAGTGCCATCGGaatcaaaaattgaaagaagcCATTTCATATCACCAATGGAAGATTCAAGAAGACTAGAAACCTTACGAAAATCAGCGATGGTAGTCATCGAGAAAACTTGCCTTAGAAACCCACCATGGCGGCACTTGCTGACAAAGCTCCAAGCACGATCGAGATTCTTCGAGACATCGGCCACGATCCGGCGAATTGGGCGTTCGTACAACGGCTGTGTGGTGGTGGTGATTAAACGAACGGTGGCTTGAAGCATCCGGTAGATTTTATCGACTTGTTTAGCTAAGTCAACGCATTCTTGTCTTAAAGAAACTGCTTCTTGAGCTAATCTCAGAATCTTATCGGCTAACAGAATCGGAGGAGTGAACTCGTGAAGAATTGCTCCTTCTTCAGCAGcaacagcagcagcagcagcagcagccgGAGGAGGAGCTGCGGCAGCCATTAATTTAACAAACAGAGCTCTTACAATACAATCTAGGGGATTTCAGAGGCAATTAAGTAACGATTTTTGAAGCttttttgcaacttttttttttggagaattGAGAGTAAAgtcatgaaaattaaaagaaatgggGAAGTGGGTCAATGTTAATGTGTTTCTTTTGGtgttttctttatctttttctctcaCATTACATTACAGAGAGTTGATTTCTTGACCTCGCCGTGTTGTTGGCATTTAGTGGAAAAGGGAGACTttagattaagaaaaagaagatgtgAAGAAATTGGTAGGAGTTGACTGGTCAACTGGTGTTGATAAATGAAGGTGACTGAACTTTAAATGCTAGATTTCGAGACGGCAGGAAGTTTAGATTCTTCCGGATCATCTTCATCGATCCAAATCctaagaagaataagaaaattatatctttatcgaagaaaatgaaaaaggttgaGGATTAATGATAGAAACACAGACATTCTTGGTGACGATTAAGAATCACCGGCAGAGACATGAGAGTCAGTGTCTGTCTTTGTGCTTCTTCAACGTTTTTGTTTTCGTGGCAGAATCCAATCTTTGTTCTCCACATATCTTTAGATTacattcttattattaattaatgttttaagaGTAAATTAAATCCACTAAtgttccaattttaaattgttaattcttttatagagtctaaaaacaaaattagattctaatttatatatctaaTGATAATTACTTACCAACTATTAGTTTGTCTATACtactatcaaataatttaCTAACATGGTTTATGATAACGAACAAATTATGATAGTATGAATGGTTAATAATtgaatgaatataaatatataaaacaagatctaaattttcttttgagatcAAAAAACTTTTTAACCTGATTTTCTTATGGCAGAATCTTGAGAttggtttattaattaaaaactttattataaagatataactttattttaaaattcaaagaagGACGATACTTTGAAAGACAACAAATTGCATTGAAAAAGGAATTGTAGGAAAATAGAGATATTTTTGTGGTGTGAATAAGATATTGTGACATGAGAGAGAGTATTCtcacaaacacaaacaaataataataataaataataaataataaataaatgtgtcCTAAGTATTATGAAATGTTATTTAGGAAAATAGGAGAAGTTGGGAAGACAAAAAGGTAAGGTTTGGTTCCAAATAGAGGTTGACTATAcccattaataataataactatgaTGTCAATTTTCTCATCTACCTCTTTGTTCCACCTTCCAATTACATTCTTATCCCTTAACATTTGGCTCAATCTCATTGATCCAATTAAACAACACTTCCTACATATTACCTAGTTTTAGGGAGTccaatgaaattaatttttgaaatccTAAACTCTTTGATTATCTACGTCGAAACAACTAGAGATAGACTCGCGAGGTtagttcttatatttttaccCACCGCAAAACTGAAAAATTAGAGATTAACATTGATTGTCGGtcaacctttttctttctttcttaaaaaaataaaattagatcGATCAAAGCTAAGTTGCATGAAAGGAAAGAGGAATGAATGAAATGTGTAAGGCATTAATGTAATACAGCCCTGATGTTAAAGCATTTTATGTCGAAAACCCTTAAATCAATCATGACAGTGAACCTTAGGctaaagaatttgaaaacagaaaactaaTACAATGATTCGAAATCTTTCCTGACAACATGCAATGATAATACTAATTGCTTTAGTTGTTGTTGAATAGGCTGAAGTTCGTCGCTTGTTGATGTTAACGAATGACAGCTTCATCATCTTTGAACTGACCTTCAATTTTAGCATCGGGTACTAAGTGGCCAAGTTGACAAAGGTGAACAGCCCAAACTTCCTTATAATCATAATCAGTAATGGCCTCCCAGAAAAGACGAGAGGGAGGCAATTCCGGAAGGCCGACGACTACACGATTGGTTTAGGTACTTTTATTACGTACACCCCCACCACTAATTGTTAAGCTCACAGcacaaatttaattgaaaggTGTGAGACTGAAAATCAAGTAGTGAAACTCATAATTGTCAACCA
This genomic interval carries:
- the LOC101205472 gene encoding uncharacterized protein LOC101205472, translated to MAAAAPPPAAAAAAAVAAEEGAILHEFTPPILLADKILRLAQEAVSLRQECVDLAKQVDKIYRMLQATVRLITTTTQPLYERPIRRIVADVSKNLDRAWSFVSKCRHGGFLRQVFSMTTIADFRKVSSLLESSIGDMKWLLSIFDSDGTVGLPPIASNDPTLAYIWPNIATIQMGSVRNRVEAANQLTLHTRGNDRNQKIVMEEGGVPPLLKLLKEYSSPDAQIAAANVLINVASVTDRVESIVNIPGVPIIVQVLNDSPMRVQIIVAKLVSKMAELSYLAQEEFARENVTKPLVTCLSIDMVLDDPKLQLGKPSFHSVVEINKELAGKNLNTSLNSSSTSSHSDSSSRGGNQRKEKEVESSEVKLQLKVNCAEALWRLSKGSLMNSRKITETKGLLCLAKIIENEGGELQYNCLMTVMEVTAVAESKPDLRHAAFKITSPAPKAVLDQLSRMIHRDSDPVLQVPAIKSIGSLARIFPAKESQIINLLVLQMKSMDMDVAIEAVIALGKFACPENYNCVAHSKSLIEFGGVPPLMKLLKQNDQAQVPGLILLCYLALSVGNSKVLEQAHALNAMKGMARLVFSHPDLHELYAKAIHHLTLYQAGAHHIHRHSFSP